CAAATTCAAAATACCTCAATCAGTCGTTAATGGATACAATCGGTTCTTTTGCCGTCCGCTACCTCGCTCCCAAGAAGGACTATTATCAATTATTCGATTATTATCCTTGGAACGAAAATGAGATCAACAACCTGATTCAAAATGAATACGATTGGGAAAAGGCAACTGATACGGATTCTACTTGGAGGATCGGGGATGGTACTGCTGGCTTTTATAATTATGTCTATTTTACCGTTGCAGGATTTTCAGAAGTGGATACATTCAGAAGCAATCAGGTAAGAGAAGGAATGATCAGTAGGGAAGAGGCAGTGAAAAAATCCATGGAAGAAAATAAACCCCGATATGAAACGATCCGGTGGTACCTTGAAATACTCGGTATCGATTTTCAGTTAGCTTTGAAGAAAATTAATGCCATTCCAAAGCTTTACGGGTAAGGCCTTAAAAAAAATATTACACAAATCATCGAAAAATTCGTTTAATTAGCAGGTCTATTAGTTCCTGGAATTATATAGTTTCAATGAATCTCGCAAGTACCTTACAGCCAATAGATTACCAAGAATCTGGTATAGTACCAGGGGTTGAAGATTTATTTTTTTCAAAATCTTTTCCTTTGGATTCTCATTTTTTTGTTAGAAAATATCTTCAAGGAATTCCAGTTTCGGAAATCCATTTTGCCGAAAAAATCAATCATTTTCAAGTAATTGAAAAAAACTCATTTGCTGCTTTGGTTTCAGTTTCCAAACTCAATGAATTTGAAGAAATTAATGAACTGTTTGAACATTCTTCCCGATTATTGGACAAGTCAGGTCTCATTATTGGGTATTTGGAAACCTATGTGAACAGGAAAAATAAAATCCTTGAAAAGTATCCACATTTGTTGAGTCAATTGATTTATAGATTCGATGCCCTTTTATATAGGGTTTTTCCAAAGCTACCGATAACCCAAAAAGTATATGATTTTATAACAGGAGGCAAAGGGAAGTTGATGTCCCGGGTTGAACTCACAGGGAGGTTATATGCTTTTGGTTTCGAAGTGGTTGATTATCAGGATATCGACAATATGCATTTTTTTGTAGCCACAAAAATCAGTGAACCTATCAAACAAGCTGACCCGACTTATTGGCCAATTGTTAAACTAAAAAGAGTAGGGGAGGGAGGAAGAGAATTCAAGGTCTACAAACTGCGAACCATGTACCCTTATTCAGAATATTTGCAGGATTATGTCTACCAACACAACAACCTTACCGAAGGTGGTAAATTCAAGGACGATTTCAGGGTTTCAGCATTTGGGAAACTACTCAGGAAAGTGTGGTTGGATGAAATTCCCATGATCTGGAATTGGATAAAAGGTGATTTGAAATTGGTCGGTGTCCGGCCTTTGAGTGAGCAATATTTCAGGTTATATTCAGAAGAACTGAAAACCAAAAGAACCCAAACCAAACCAGGGCTTTTACCACCTTTTTATGCAGATCTTCCTAAAACTTTGGATGAAATCATGGATTCAGAATTGCGATATTTAAACGCGTATGCAAGATCTCCATTAAAAACAGACATTACCTATTTTTTTAAAATACTTAAAAATATTTTGTTCAAAGGAGCAAGAAGCAGATAATCTTTATCAAAACTTTAGACTTAAAAGTTTTTTTCAGGTTTCTTTATTCAAATGTATTTAGATAGATACAGATTAAATTCCAAGGCGCTACCTTCTACAAACTCATCCACGGTCAGGTCCTCAAAAATCTCCTCGTCAAACTCCATTTCTGTTTTTTCAATTTTCCCATCAGGATGAACGATCAATTCTGTTCCGGTGAATTCATCCGGATTCACTTTT
This window of the Aquiflexum balticum DSM 16537 genome carries:
- a CDS encoding sugar transferase; its protein translation is MDSHFFVRKYLQGIPVSEIHFAEKINHFQVIEKNSFAALVSVSKLNEFEEINELFEHSSRLLDKSGLIIGYLETYVNRKNKILEKYPHLLSQLIYRFDALLYRVFPKLPITQKVYDFITGGKGKLMSRVELTGRLYAFGFEVVDYQDIDNMHFFVATKISEPIKQADPTYWPIVKLKRVGEGGREFKVYKLRTMYPYSEYLQDYVYQHNNLTEGGKFKDDFRVSAFGKLLRKVWLDEIPMIWNWIKGDLKLVGVRPLSEQYFRLYSEELKTKRTQTKPGLLPPFYADLPKTLDEIMDSELRYLNAYARSPLKTDITYFFKILKNILFKGARSR